A stretch of Primulina tabacum isolate GXHZ01 chromosome 13, ASM2559414v2, whole genome shotgun sequence DNA encodes these proteins:
- the LOC142521903 gene encoding uncharacterized protein LOC142521903 produces MSRAKGRTELEPFDPEIENTFRRRRRAQREKSSDFDVEEQLKPEDEVETAGMEVMDNEEDDHTVYDLTRQTTGGYGSSITRPTVEANNFELKPSIISNDTISTGVSTDVIRLRLFPFSLHDEAAEWLRDLPAGSITTWNGLVEMFMNQYFPPTKLAQLRMDISSFSPEDGETLHIAWGRFRKMLRRCTQHGFSSSEHVQIFYNGVDPSMRSMLDAAANGSLYRKAPRVALEIISNMAENSAGWTDIKREKKAGVLEMDVLNALTAKIDGLAHQFSQLKSNQANQVQGVFIEEQPIFDEEAVNFVGNQWRQQSNPYSSTYNPGWKNHPNLSWKNTENSLNPTHIPPLPIPQQVRQQGLLVPAAPPGFKQEDQRPIYEDFMMKHVVGMETRLQNHDAILRRLDAQMGQIANKLANRPLGTLPSDTEKNPKGVNAVSTMVKAEEEEPKRQNSTDMEAKNDGGMKPKMEDAKEQNTQTTRKTGKKGNEFDSNDNIDINTLPFPQRARQLQLNQQFSKFLERKLVDFETVKLSKECSAILQNKLPPKLKDPGSFPIPCTIGNSNFNKALCDLGASINLMPYSCFEKLGIGEVKPTTISLQLADRSIKYPRGVIEDVLVKVDKFIFPVDFVVLDMEEDREIPLILGRPFLATGRTLIDVQKGELVLRLK; encoded by the exons ATGAGCCGTGCTAAAGGAAGGACAGAATTGGAgccatttgatccagagattGAGAATACTTTTCGACGGAGACGTAGAGCACAAAGGGAGAAATCCTCAGACTTTGACGTGGAAGAACAGTTAAAACCAGAGGACGAGGTTGAAACAGCAGGGATGGAAGTAATGGACAACGAGGAAGATGATCACACTGTCTATGATCTCACTAGACAAACCACTGGAGGTTATGGTTCTAGCATCACTCGCCCTACTGTGGAAGCAAATAACTTTGAGTTGAAGCCATCCATCATTTCAAATGATACAATATCAAC TGGAGTGAGCACGGATGTCATAAGATTGAGACTATTCCCTTTCTCTTTACATGATGAAGCAGCAGAATGGCTTAGAGATTTACCAGCTGGCTCTATTACTACATGGAATGGTTTGGTGGAAATGTTTATGAATCAATATTTTCCACCCACCAAGCTAGCACAACTGCGTATGGATATTTCATCATTTTCGCCAGAAGATGGGGAGACATTACATATAGCTTGGGGAAGATTTAGAAAGATGTTGAGGAGGTGTACTCAACATGGTTTCTCTTCATCTGAACACGTTCAGATTTTCTATAACGGAGTAGATCCCTCTATGCGTTCCATGCTAGATGCGGCAGCCAATGGTAGCTTATATAGGAAGGCTCCACGAGTTGcacttgaaataatttcaaatatggcTGAAAATAGTGCGGGTTGGACAGATATTAAACGAGAAAAGAAGGCTGGAGTTCTTGAAATGGATGTGTTGAATGCACTTACTGCTAAGATTGATGGGTTGGCCCATCAATTCTCTCAGCTGAAATCAAATCAAGCAAATCAGGTCCAAGGAGTATTCATCGAGGAACAACCCATCTTTGATGAAGAAGCAGTGAATTTTGTGGGGAATCAATGGAGACAGCAATCCAATCCATACAGTTCCACATACAATCCAGGATGGAAGAATCACCCTAATTTGTCTTGGAAGAATACGGAGAATTCCCTTAATCCAACACATATTCCTCCACTGCCCATTCCTCAACAAGTGAGACAACAAGGATTATTGGTACCTGCAGCACCTCCAGGATTCAAGCAAGAAGATCAAAGACCAATTTATgaggattttatgatgaaacatgtTGTGGGAATGGAGACGAGACTGCAGAATCATGACGCTATCTTGCGAAGGTTGGATGCTCAAATGGGTCAAATAGCTAATAAATTAGCAAATCGACCCCTTGGAACACTACCAAGTGATACTGAGAAAAATCCGAAAGGAGTGAATGCAGTGAGTACAATGGTCAAGGCCGAGGAAGAGGAGCCAAAGAGGCAGAATTCTACAGATATGGAGGCAAAGAATGATGGAGGAATGAAACCAAAAATGGAAGATGCTAAGGAACAGAACACTCAGACTACACGGAAGACAGGTAAGAAAGGCAATGAATTTGATTctaatgataatattgatattaatacacTTCCTTTTCCTCAAAGAGCAAGGCAACTACAATTGAATcaacaattttcgaaatttcttgaa aggaaacttgttgattttgaaactgTTAAGCTTTCTAAGGAATGTTCAGctattttgcaaaataaattacctCCAAAGCTTAAGGATCCAGGTAGTTTCCCCATTCCTTGCACTATAGGTAATTCTAATTTTAACAAAGCattgtgtgatcttggtgctaGCATAAATCTTATGCCTTATTCCTGCTTTGAGAAATTGGGGATTGGAGAGGTTAAACCAACCACTATTTCCCTTCAACTTGCTGATAGGTCTATTAAATATCCTAGAGGGGTTATAGAGGATGTTTTGGTTAAGgttgataaatttatatttccagTTGACTTCGTTGTGCTAGACATGGAGGAGGATCGTGAGATCCCCCTAATTTTAGGTCGTCCTTTCTTAGCTACTGGAAGAACTCTCATAGATGTGCAAAAAGGTGAGTTAGTTTTGAGGTTGAAGTGA